A single Xylella taiwanensis DNA region contains:
- a CDS encoding GNAT family N-acetyltransferase, whose protein sequence is MPILIRDVRESELDAVLALNNDAGLAILPLDLSELRRFYKTAEYFRVAERDSNLAGFLVGFGSTSQHSSSNFAWFRERYENFFYIDRIVVTSRRRGGGVGRALYADVHSYAELRYPYLACEVFLDHGAEAALLFHGSFGFHEIGQNTMTDIDVRASMLMKEMCSYPWIQETYGDKLPNLPWVGRKRHIATPN, encoded by the coding sequence ATGCCGATTCTCATCCGCGACGTGCGTGAGTCTGAACTCGATGCCGTACTGGCTCTGAACAATGACGCCGGATTAGCGATCTTACCTCTAGATCTTTCTGAACTTCGCCGTTTCTACAAAACCGCTGAATACTTCCGTGTGGCCGAGCGTGACAGCAATCTGGCTGGTTTTTTGGTCGGGTTTGGTAGCACAAGCCAGCACAGTAGTAGCAATTTTGCTTGGTTTCGCGAACGCTACGAGAACTTTTTCTATATCGACCGTATCGTAGTCACCAGCCGCCGTCGTGGCGGTGGTGTCGGTCGGGCATTGTATGCAGACGTACACAGCTACGCCGAATTGCGCTATCCATATCTGGCCTGCGAGGTATTTCTGGACCACGGTGCCGAGGCAGCATTGTTATTCCACGGCAGCTTCGGTTTCCACGAGATCGGGCAGAACACGATGACTGATATCGATGTGCGTGCCAGCATGCTGATGAAAGAGATGTGCAGCTACCCCTGGATCCAAGAGACCTACGGCGACAAGCTTCCGAACCTCCCCTGGGTAGGCCGGAAACGCCATATCGCCACACCCAACTAG